The following coding sequences lie in one Kryptolebias marmoratus isolate JLee-2015 linkage group LG5, ASM164957v2, whole genome shotgun sequence genomic window:
- the ppp1r10 gene encoding serine/threonine-protein phosphatase 1 regulatory subunit 10 isoform X1 codes for MNNVCMCNITVIFSGCELFAVLRGGARQNKTSTYISCADMAGGPVDPREILKGVEALLGKDGELRSLEGVPKVFGLMKASCKMVSRCMYLNILLQTKSHDVLNRFIRVGGYKLLNSWLTYSKTTNNTPLLQLILLTLQKLPLKVDHLKQNNTAKLVKQLSKSAETEDLRKLAAVLVDGWMATIRSQSVSSNSSSPADKKKKKEESKVPLRDLKEKSGDEEKKKEKPKAHAPSHTKIRSIGLEMETPNPTPAKKTPSAPQIGNKYNIKPPLLKRPSSGPSDAPPLEKKYKPLNTPSNSTKEIKVKLIPAPPMEGTGFLDALNSAPVPGIKIKKKKPPTATSPASTKAVSPTSNKTNPFDNKPAGYSSSSAKPSSPETASSITSADEKQEPEQPGTPVPPEDPETSNNGEKPNALAEPRGEEENLTKKGKKKKTVHWAEEEQLKHYFYFDLDETERVNVNKIKDFGEAAKRELMMDRQTFEMARRLSHDAMEERVPWTQPRPLTLTGSLVIPGANSSEKLTQRDREMGILQEIFLSKESVPDSPHEPDPEPYEPMPPRLIPLDEDSSMLDESYAEPMDTSSQPNSAMNPGGDSKLPPVLANLMVNLSNSSRSPQATSAASNPAAPAVNVQELLSSIMGASGNQSAEDLIKQPDFSDKIKQLLGSLQQTQNQSGPPAVSQGLLGHGPGMNNMNNMPMQMPMNGGYPPNSSPGGPRFNHPPPPPHNHGPPFNAGGGPRMMGPPPGQGRGDNGNYWGDDFMRGGAHRGGHFHRGGRGRGGEPGFRGRGRGGPRGGHNNMNDMSKRPVCRHFMMKGSCRYESNCAFYHPGVNGPPLPPNYPPNQHGH; via the exons atgaataatgtgtgtatgtgtaatATAACTGTGATATTTTCAGGGTGTGAGTTATTTGCGGTGTTGAGAGGAGGTgcgagacaaaataaaacttccacTTACATCAGTTGTGCTG ACATGGCGGGGGGACCAGTCGACCCCAGGGAGATTTTGAAAGGTGTCGAGGCCCTTCTGGGGAAGGATGGAGAGCTCCGCAGCCTGGAAGGAGTCCCAAAGGTGTTTGG GCTGATGAAAGCTTCCTGTAAGATGGTCAGTAGGTGTATGTACCTCAACATCCTGCTGCAGACCAAATCCCATGATGTCCTTAACAG GTTTATCAGAGTCGGGGGCTATAAGCTTCTCAATTCCTGGCTCACCTACTCTAAAACTACCAACAACACCCCTCTGCTTCAGCTCATCCTGCTCACGCTACAGAAGCTGCCTCTCAAAGTAGACCACCTCAAACAG aatAACACTGCCAAGTTGGTGAAGCAGCTGAGCAAAAGTGCAGAGACAGAAG ATCTGAGGAAATTGGCGGCTGTGCTCGTCGATGGCTGGATGGCTACGATTCGCTCCCAGAGTGTGTCGAGCAACAGCAGCTCTCCTGCCG ataaaaagaagaagaaagaggagagcAAAGTGCCATTGAGAGACCTGAAAGAGAAGAGTGGCgatgaagagaaaaagaaggagaaaccGAAAGCTCACGCCCCCAGCCATACGAAGATTCGCTCCATAG gACTAGAGATGGAGACTCCCAACCCGACCCCTGCTAAGAAGACACCCTCTGCCCCACAGATAGGCAACAAGTACAACATAAAGCCCCCGCTTCTCAAGAGGCCGAG CTCTGGTCCCTCAGATGCGCCACCTCTggagaaaaaatacaaacctttaAACACCCCCTCGAACTCAACCAAAGAGATCAAAGTTAAGCTTATTCCAGCGCCAC CGATGGAGGGCACAGGGTTTTTGGATGCCCTGAACTCTGCCCCCGTGCCTGGGatcaaaatcaaaaagaaaaagccaccTACTGCTACCAGTCCCGCCAGCACCAAAGCTGTCTCACCTACGTCAAACAAG ACAAACCCATTCGACAACAAACCAGCTGGGTATTCTTCATCTTCTGCTAAGCCATCATCTCCAGAAACGGCTTCATCCATCACTTCTGCTGATGAGAAACAGGAACCGGAGCAGCCCGGGACTCCAGTTCCTCCCGAGGACCCAGAGACCTCGAACAACG GTGAGAAGCCCAACGCCCTGGCAGAACCACgtggagaagaagaaaacctgacaaagaagggcaagaagaagaaaactgttCACTGGGCTGAGGAGGAACAGCTCAAACACTACTTCTACTTTGACCTGGATGAAACAGAGAGAG TCAACGTCAACAAGATTAAGGACTTTGGTGAGGCGGCCAAACGAGAACTCATGATGGACAGGCAGACGTTTGAGATGGCCCGACGGCTCTCGCACGACGCCATGGAGGAAAGGGTGCCCTGGACCCAGCCGAGACCCCTGACTCTGACGGGCAGCCTGGTGATCCCGGGGGCCAACAGCTCCGAGAAGCTCACCCAAAGAGACCGCGAGATGGGCATCCTGCAGGAGATCTTCCTCAGCAAGGAAAG TGTTCCTGACAGCCCACATGAACCCGATCCAGAGCCTTATGAGCCCATGCCTCCCCGGCTCATCCCTTTGGACGAG GACTCCTCCATGCTGGATGAAAGTTACGCTGAGCCCATGGACACTTCGTCACAACCGAACTCTGCCATGAACCCGGGCGGTGACTCCAAGCTCCCGCCCGTCCTGGCCAACCTCATGGTTAACCTGAGTAACAGCTCCCGCAGCCCGCAGGCAACCAGCGCTGCCAGCAACCCCGCGGCTCCGGCTGTTAACGTGCAGGAGCTGCTCTCATCGATCATG GGGGCGTCTGGTAACCAGTCTGCTGAGGACCTGATCAAACAGCCAGACTTCTCAGACAAGATCAAACAGCTGCTGGGTTCCCTGCAGCAGACCCAGAATCAGAGCGGACCTCCAGCAG TCAGTCAGGGTCTCCTGGGACACGGTCCAGGCATGAACAATATGAACAACATGCCCATGCAAATGCCAATGAACGGAGGATACCCACCCAACAGTTCGCCCGGGGGTCCCCGTTTTAACcacccgccgccgccgcctcacAACCACGGGCCGCCCTTCAACGCCGGCGGGGGACCCCGCATGATGGGACCGCCACCGGGTCAGGGCAGAGGAGACAACGGAAACTACTGGGGCGATGACTTCATGAGAGGGGGGGCCCACAGAGGAGGACATTTCCACAGAGGGGGCCGGGGCCGGGGAGGAGAGCCGGGCTTCAGGGGCAGAGGTCGAGGAGGCCCCAGAGGAGGACACAACAACATGAACG
- the ppp1r10 gene encoding serine/threonine-protein phosphatase 1 regulatory subunit 10 isoform X2 has protein sequence MAGGPVDPREILKGVEALLGKDGELRSLEGVPKVFGLMKASCKMVSRCMYLNILLQTKSHDVLNRFIRVGGYKLLNSWLTYSKTTNNTPLLQLILLTLQKLPLKVDHLKQNNTAKLVKQLSKSAETEDLRKLAAVLVDGWMATIRSQSVSSNSSSPADKKKKKEESKVPLRDLKEKSGDEEKKKEKPKAHAPSHTKIRSIGLEMETPNPTPAKKTPSAPQIGNKYNIKPPLLKRPSSGPSDAPPLEKKYKPLNTPSNSTKEIKVKLIPAPPMEGTGFLDALNSAPVPGIKIKKKKPPTATSPASTKAVSPTSNKTNPFDNKPAGYSSSSAKPSSPETASSITSADEKQEPEQPGTPVPPEDPETSNNGEKPNALAEPRGEEENLTKKGKKKKTVHWAEEEQLKHYFYFDLDETERVNVNKIKDFGEAAKRELMMDRQTFEMARRLSHDAMEERVPWTQPRPLTLTGSLVIPGANSSEKLTQRDREMGILQEIFLSKESVPDSPHEPDPEPYEPMPPRLIPLDEDSSMLDESYAEPMDTSSQPNSAMNPGGDSKLPPVLANLMVNLSNSSRSPQATSAASNPAAPAVNVQELLSSIMGASGNQSAEDLIKQPDFSDKIKQLLGSLQQTQNQSGPPAVSQGLLGHGPGMNNMNNMPMQMPMNGGYPPNSSPGGPRFNHPPPPPHNHGPPFNAGGGPRMMGPPPGQGRGDNGNYWGDDFMRGGAHRGGHFHRGGRGRGGEPGFRGRGRGGPRGGHNNMNDMSKRPVCRHFMMKGSCRYESNCAFYHPGVNGPPLPPNYPPNQHGH, from the exons ATGGCGGGGGGACCAGTCGACCCCAGGGAGATTTTGAAAGGTGTCGAGGCCCTTCTGGGGAAGGATGGAGAGCTCCGCAGCCTGGAAGGAGTCCCAAAGGTGTTTGG GCTGATGAAAGCTTCCTGTAAGATGGTCAGTAGGTGTATGTACCTCAACATCCTGCTGCAGACCAAATCCCATGATGTCCTTAACAG GTTTATCAGAGTCGGGGGCTATAAGCTTCTCAATTCCTGGCTCACCTACTCTAAAACTACCAACAACACCCCTCTGCTTCAGCTCATCCTGCTCACGCTACAGAAGCTGCCTCTCAAAGTAGACCACCTCAAACAG aatAACACTGCCAAGTTGGTGAAGCAGCTGAGCAAAAGTGCAGAGACAGAAG ATCTGAGGAAATTGGCGGCTGTGCTCGTCGATGGCTGGATGGCTACGATTCGCTCCCAGAGTGTGTCGAGCAACAGCAGCTCTCCTGCCG ataaaaagaagaagaaagaggagagcAAAGTGCCATTGAGAGACCTGAAAGAGAAGAGTGGCgatgaagagaaaaagaaggagaaaccGAAAGCTCACGCCCCCAGCCATACGAAGATTCGCTCCATAG gACTAGAGATGGAGACTCCCAACCCGACCCCTGCTAAGAAGACACCCTCTGCCCCACAGATAGGCAACAAGTACAACATAAAGCCCCCGCTTCTCAAGAGGCCGAG CTCTGGTCCCTCAGATGCGCCACCTCTggagaaaaaatacaaacctttaAACACCCCCTCGAACTCAACCAAAGAGATCAAAGTTAAGCTTATTCCAGCGCCAC CGATGGAGGGCACAGGGTTTTTGGATGCCCTGAACTCTGCCCCCGTGCCTGGGatcaaaatcaaaaagaaaaagccaccTACTGCTACCAGTCCCGCCAGCACCAAAGCTGTCTCACCTACGTCAAACAAG ACAAACCCATTCGACAACAAACCAGCTGGGTATTCTTCATCTTCTGCTAAGCCATCATCTCCAGAAACGGCTTCATCCATCACTTCTGCTGATGAGAAACAGGAACCGGAGCAGCCCGGGACTCCAGTTCCTCCCGAGGACCCAGAGACCTCGAACAACG GTGAGAAGCCCAACGCCCTGGCAGAACCACgtggagaagaagaaaacctgacaaagaagggcaagaagaagaaaactgttCACTGGGCTGAGGAGGAACAGCTCAAACACTACTTCTACTTTGACCTGGATGAAACAGAGAGAG TCAACGTCAACAAGATTAAGGACTTTGGTGAGGCGGCCAAACGAGAACTCATGATGGACAGGCAGACGTTTGAGATGGCCCGACGGCTCTCGCACGACGCCATGGAGGAAAGGGTGCCCTGGACCCAGCCGAGACCCCTGACTCTGACGGGCAGCCTGGTGATCCCGGGGGCCAACAGCTCCGAGAAGCTCACCCAAAGAGACCGCGAGATGGGCATCCTGCAGGAGATCTTCCTCAGCAAGGAAAG TGTTCCTGACAGCCCACATGAACCCGATCCAGAGCCTTATGAGCCCATGCCTCCCCGGCTCATCCCTTTGGACGAG GACTCCTCCATGCTGGATGAAAGTTACGCTGAGCCCATGGACACTTCGTCACAACCGAACTCTGCCATGAACCCGGGCGGTGACTCCAAGCTCCCGCCCGTCCTGGCCAACCTCATGGTTAACCTGAGTAACAGCTCCCGCAGCCCGCAGGCAACCAGCGCTGCCAGCAACCCCGCGGCTCCGGCTGTTAACGTGCAGGAGCTGCTCTCATCGATCATG GGGGCGTCTGGTAACCAGTCTGCTGAGGACCTGATCAAACAGCCAGACTTCTCAGACAAGATCAAACAGCTGCTGGGTTCCCTGCAGCAGACCCAGAATCAGAGCGGACCTCCAGCAG TCAGTCAGGGTCTCCTGGGACACGGTCCAGGCATGAACAATATGAACAACATGCCCATGCAAATGCCAATGAACGGAGGATACCCACCCAACAGTTCGCCCGGGGGTCCCCGTTTTAACcacccgccgccgccgcctcacAACCACGGGCCGCCCTTCAACGCCGGCGGGGGACCCCGCATGATGGGACCGCCACCGGGTCAGGGCAGAGGAGACAACGGAAACTACTGGGGCGATGACTTCATGAGAGGGGGGGCCCACAGAGGAGGACATTTCCACAGAGGGGGCCGGGGCCGGGGAGGAGAGCCGGGCTTCAGGGGCAGAGGTCGAGGAGGCCCCAGAGGAGGACACAACAACATGAACG